One Chitinophagales bacterium DNA window includes the following coding sequences:
- a CDS encoding aspartate-semialdehyde dehydrogenase — MKLALVGATGLVGQKMIQVLEERNFSVDEFIPAASERSAGKMLSFKGKKYRIHTLQEAVDAAPDIALFSAGGSVSLEWASKFKAVGTTVVDNSSAWRMGKNVPLVVPEINATALTKTDKIIANPNCSTIQMVLALNPLHQKYGIRRLVISTYQSVTGTGVKAVQQMENERAGKEGEKAYPYAIDKNCLPHCDVFLDNGYTKEEMKLVHETRKILSAPQIGITATAVRIPTVGGHSESVNVEFERDFDLAEVRNLLSNTSGVVVKDDPEKLEYPFPLFAHDKDETFVGRLRRDESNANTLNMWIVSDNLRKGAATNAVQIAEYLVEKGLV, encoded by the coding sequence ATGAAACTGGCTTTGGTAGGCGCAACCGGATTGGTTGGGCAAAAAATGATACAGGTCTTAGAGGAAAGAAATTTTTCCGTGGATGAATTTATTCCTGCCGCATCGGAAAGATCTGCAGGAAAAATGCTGTCATTCAAGGGGAAGAAATACCGCATTCACACATTACAGGAGGCCGTGGATGCTGCTCCGGATATTGCTTTGTTTTCGGCAGGTGGAAGTGTATCGCTGGAATGGGCATCAAAATTCAAGGCCGTGGGAACTACTGTGGTGGACAATTCCTCTGCCTGGCGCATGGGCAAAAATGTTCCGCTCGTTGTGCCGGAAATCAATGCTACTGCATTAACAAAAACAGATAAGATCATTGCCAATCCCAATTGCTCAACCATTCAAATGGTATTGGCCCTGAATCCGCTGCACCAAAAATATGGCATCAGGCGTTTGGTGATTTCCACTTACCAATCGGTGACGGGAACGGGCGTGAAAGCCGTGCAGCAAATGGAAAACGAACGTGCGGGCAAGGAAGGAGAAAAGGCTTACCCTTATGCCATTGATAAAAATTGCCTGCCACATTGTGATGTTTTTCTGGACAATGGATACACCAAAGAGGAGATGAAGCTGGTACACGAAACGCGCAAAATTCTTTCTGCTCCGCAAATTGGCATTACCGCTACGGCCGTGCGTATTCCCACAGTAGGCGGACATTCCGAAAGCGTGAATGTGGAATTTGAAAGGGATTTTGATTTGGCTGAAGTGAGAAATTTATTGAGCAATACTTCGGGTGTAGTGGTAAAAGACGATCCCGAAAAGCTGGAATATCCATTTCCGCTTTTTGCCCATGATAAAGACGAAACCTTTGTTGGCCGCCTGCGCAGGGATGAGTCCAATGCCAATACGCTGAATATGTGGATTGTTTCGGACAACTTGCGAAAAGGAGCCGCTACCAATGCTGTGCAAATTGCGGAGTATTTGGTGGAGAAGGGTTTGGTATAG
- a CDS encoding lamin tail domain-containing protein codes for MRILLSLIAVLGFYFSALAQFSDDFSDGDFSNNPTWSGMDSLFEVNASNQLQLNDTVPLSAAYLSTESEAIENGHWEFLVQMDFNPSSANLARIYLVSDKANLLDDVFGYYVELGGTPDEVSLYRQDGSSDTKIIDGKDGRISMSFVNVRVEVFRDSSGNWELYADSTGGTDFIQEGSVFDNTYFSSSYFGVRCNYTSTRSDKFFFDDFQVSGQPYIDNVPPELDNLLLESDSTLLLTFSEGMDSTALDNNNYSVNNGIGNPANATATQADLSQIRLEFQPPFSVNGVYTLSFSNLTDPAGNPLVQNSSDFTFYKAQKGDVIINEILADNSPVVALTNDPGLEYIELYNRSSFDINLNNWTIEDNLSSGSIPNIILPADSFVVLTTSTNSDSLSFYGFSGIFVGVPSFPGLNNGGELIELKAPNSSIIDQVEYKTEWYGDPVKEEGGYSLERIDPDFECPGGINWLGSDAAEGGTPGFSNSVKSSITDNITPEIESLILAGADSLLLTFSESMDSAALNVANYIISPGNVSVANILAENELLQTFTLILNNPINIGTVYELLLNNLRDCPGNTLVGNTENFAIPEMPKANDVIISEIMPKPDPEVELPNQEYVELWNRSDKVLNLKDWAFSANNSSVTLPDRLFLPGDRIILVPKENAADFEAYGEVLSLSRLPQLTNSSGTLLLFDNTEKVIDRVLYSNTWFNSNIKKEGGWALEIIDGNNLCQGEGNWTGSKDAKGGTPGQENSVAAENPDEIAPRINHIVYEAQDSLVLFFDSPLDEAAVLSANFDLSPQDLGIGQVSWSALEPEKVRIKLQDSPRQNTIYTLTCSEITDCAGNEVDENFNSARFGIPEKPEENAVVINEILFNANTGGSDFVELYNRSNKIFDLRDLVIARAPYGSRDDYDASAICSENGFQLLPGNFVVLTPDPENIAENYTVEDERTLLEVDDMPNYLNSDGIVALLNKSLEPLDQLEYIEDWHFQLLQSVKGVSLERINYERPTQDADNWHSAAEAAGFATPGRENSNFSANFSTENNIHLEPKLFSPDGDGYKDLLQIHYQFNQPGYVANIRIFDGEGRPVRRLTNNKLLEAKGYLTWDGTTDDQTKARIGTYILMFEVFEPNGNTSKFKKSCVLGGRLD; via the coding sequence GTGCGAATATTATTGTCCTTAATAGCTGTCCTCGGTTTTTACTTTAGTGCATTAGCGCAGTTTAGCGATGATTTCTCCGATGGAGATTTCAGCAACAATCCTACCTGGTCGGGTATGGATTCCCTGTTTGAAGTAAATGCCAGCAACCAATTGCAACTGAACGACACCGTTCCTTTGAGTGCCGCCTACCTAAGTACGGAAAGCGAAGCCATTGAAAACGGGCATTGGGAATTTTTGGTACAAATGGATTTCAATCCCTCCTCGGCCAATCTGGCACGGATCTATCTGGTTTCCGACAAAGCCAATTTGCTGGATGATGTCTTTGGCTATTATGTAGAGCTGGGCGGCACGCCCGATGAAGTAAGTCTCTACCGCCAGGATGGTTCCAGCGATACCAAAATTATTGATGGAAAGGACGGTAGGATCAGTATGTCATTTGTAAATGTGCGGGTAGAAGTTTTCCGCGACAGCTCTGGCAATTGGGAATTGTATGCCGACAGCACCGGTGGCACTGATTTTATCCAGGAAGGCTCGGTGTTTGACAATACTTATTTCAGCTCATCCTATTTTGGGGTACGTTGCAATTATACGAGCACCCGATCCGATAAATTTTTCTTCGATGATTTTCAGGTTAGCGGACAGCCCTATATAGACAATGTGCCGCCCGAATTGGACAATTTGCTTTTGGAAAGCGACAGCACTTTGCTCCTGACTTTTTCTGAAGGCATGGATTCCACGGCTTTGGACAATAACAATTATTCAGTCAATAATGGCATTGGAAATCCGGCAAATGCAACAGCCACACAGGCCGACCTCTCGCAAATCCGCTTGGAATTTCAACCGCCCTTTTCAGTGAATGGCGTTTATACTTTGAGCTTTTCCAATTTGACCGATCCTGCGGGCAATCCTTTGGTGCAAAATTCATCAGACTTTACTTTTTACAAAGCTCAAAAAGGCGATGTAATCATCAATGAAATATTGGCGGACAATAGTCCTGTCGTTGCTTTGACAAATGATCCTGGACTGGAATACATCGAATTGTACAATCGCAGCAGTTTTGATATCAATTTGAATAACTGGACAATTGAGGACAACCTTTCCAGCGGCAGCATTCCAAACATTATTTTACCAGCCGATAGCTTTGTAGTTTTAACTACTTCAACAAATAGCGACAGCCTGTCTTTTTATGGTTTTAGCGGAATTTTTGTAGGCGTGCCTTCTTTTCCCGGGCTCAACAATGGCGGTGAGCTGATTGAGCTGAAAGCACCGAATAGCAGTATAATTGATCAAGTAGAATACAAAACCGAATGGTATGGCGATCCCGTGAAGGAAGAGGGTGGCTATTCCTTAGAGCGCATCGATCCTGATTTTGAATGTCCGGGTGGAATCAACTGGTTAGGTTCCGATGCTGCTGAGGGCGGAACGCCCGGTTTTAGCAACTCCGTAAAAAGCAGCATCACAGATAATATTACACCCGAAATTGAATCCCTGATATTGGCAGGAGCCGATTCCCTTTTGCTTACTTTTTCTGAAAGTATGGACAGCGCTGCTTTAAATGTGGCCAATTATATTATTTCGCCCGGCAATGTTTCTGTTGCCAATATTTTGGCCGAAAACGAATTGCTGCAAACTTTCACCCTGATTTTGAATAATCCAATTAATATTGGGACTGTTTACGAACTCCTTTTAAATAATCTGAGAGATTGCCCGGGAAATACCCTTGTCGGCAATACCGAAAATTTTGCCATTCCAGAAATGCCCAAAGCCAATGATGTGATTATTTCGGAGATCATGCCCAAGCCTGATCCTGAAGTGGAATTGCCCAATCAAGAATATGTGGAATTGTGGAATAGAAGCGATAAAGTGCTCAACCTGAAAGACTGGGCTTTTTCTGCCAACAATTCCTCTGTAACACTGCCCGATCGACTCTTTTTGCCCGGTGACAGGATCATTCTGGTTCCCAAAGAAAATGCAGCGGATTTTGAGGCGTATGGCGAAGTATTGTCCCTTTCCCGATTGCCACAGCTCACCAATAGTTCCGGTACTTTATTGCTTTTTGACAATACGGAAAAAGTAATTGACCGAGTGCTTTATTCCAATACCTGGTTCAATAGCAATATCAAAAAAGAAGGCGGGTGGGCTTTGGAAATTATAGATGGAAATAATCTGTGCCAGGGCGAGGGAAATTGGACAGGTTCAAAGGATGCTAAAGGCGGTACCCCGGGACAGGAAAATTCGGTAGCGGCAGAAAACCCCGATGAAATTGCTCCGCGCATCAATCACATTGTTTATGAAGCGCAAGATTCCCTCGTGTTGTTTTTTGACAGTCCCTTGGATGAAGCTGCTGTTTTGTCAGCCAATTTTGATTTGTCGCCACAAGATTTGGGTATTGGGCAGGTTTCATGGTCTGCATTGGAGCCGGAAAAAGTGCGCATAAAATTACAGGACAGTCCGCGGCAGAATACCATTTACACACTCACATGCAGCGAAATAACGGACTGTGCCGGAAACGAGGTGGATGAAAATTTCAATTCCGCCCGCTTTGGCATTCCCGAAAAACCGGAGGAAAATGCCGTTGTCATCAATGAAATATTGTTCAATGCCAATACTGGGGGCAGCGATTTTGTGGAATTGTACAACCGCTCCAATAAGATTTTTGATCTGCGCGATTTAGTCATTGCGCGGGCACCATACGGCTCCCGAGACGATTATGATGCCTCTGCCATTTGTTCCGAAAATGGTTTTCAGCTTCTACCGGGAAATTTTGTGGTGCTTACCCCCGACCCTGAAAACATTGCGGAAAACTATACGGTGGAAGATGAAAGAACCCTGCTGGAGGTGGACGATATGCCGAACTACCTGAACAGCGATGGGATTGTGGCTCTGCTCAATAAAAGCCTGGAGCCTTTGGATCAGTTGGAATATATCGAGGACTGGCATTTTCAGTTGCTGCAAAGTGTGAAAGGCGTTTCGCTGGAGCGCATCAATTACGAACGACCTACGCAGGATGCCGACAATTGGCATTCGGCAGCAGAGGCTGCGGGCTTTGCCACTCCGGGAAGGGAAAATTCCAATTTTTCAGCAAATTTCAGTACAGAAAACAATATTCACCTGGAGCCCAAACTTTTCTCTCCCGATGGCGATGGCTATAAAGATCTATTGCAAATCCATTACCAGTTCAATCAGCCTGGTTATGTGGCCAATATTAGGATATTTGACGGGGAAGGGCGGCCGGTAAGGAGATTGACCAATAACAAACTATTGGAAGCCAAGGGCTACCTCACCTGGGACGGCACCACGGACGATCAGACCAAAGCCCGCATCGGCACTTATATCTTAATGTTTGAAGTATTCGAGCCCAATGGCAACACTTCCAAATTCAAGAAATCCTGTGTGCTTGGAGGGAGGTTGGATTGA
- a CDS encoding helix-turn-helix domain-containing protein: MQQTDSENKYFKLAESCVNHTGRNLFLTGKAGTGKTTFLHYIKANTTKNAVVVAPTGVAAINAGGVTMHSFFQLPFTPFIPESADPQQFLSGENSAHTKHTLFNKIRFNNNKRKILRELELLIIDEASMLRADMLDAIDAILRHFRQKPRLPFGGVQLLLIGDLFQLPPVVVNNEWQVMKNYYSSPFFFHAHALREAPPLCIELKKIYRQSDDAFIAMLNKIRHNQLDEGELQELNTYYQPEFKPEADEHYITLCSHNYKARNINESELRKLSGNSEKFKAEIDGDFNEKAYPAEEILELKKGAQIMFIKNDKGEEKRYYNGKIGTIQKIESRMIWVEFPDDDTPLLLEKEEWKNIRYNYNSAQKRLDEEEIGVFRQYPIRLAWAVTIHKSQGLTFDRAVIDAGASFSPGQVYVALSRLSNKNGLVLRSVIRESSIQCDKRVLDFMEESTSQNNKLEAVLKEEQKAYIHRCINESFDWDKPYNLFKEFVQSHANRNIPHIDEAEKIAQECRDKIKLQKTPADKFRDQLNKITHSESDPYPLLFERIKAAEQYFKPGLLEIIQALKGQTERFKKERRVKKYLKEIHELTVECEHKITEIEQSRQLAEGLMQGKDQSHLLETRSEVQKNTSYSEAPKLTKQKPQKGESKKITLQYFKEGKSAEEIAEERGLVLGTIESHLISFIKTGELSVFDFVKADKVESILKELGDETRKMSEIKESLGEGYSYNEIRAVMNHHYNLKTEASES, from the coding sequence ATGCAACAAACAGATTCTGAAAACAAGTATTTTAAACTGGCCGAATCCTGTGTGAATCACACTGGCCGCAATCTGTTTCTTACCGGAAAAGCCGGTACGGGCAAAACAACATTCCTGCATTATATCAAAGCCAATACGACCAAAAATGCAGTTGTAGTAGCACCTACCGGAGTTGCAGCTATCAATGCCGGAGGAGTGACCATGCATTCTTTTTTTCAATTGCCTTTTACTCCATTTATACCTGAAAGTGCCGATCCACAACAGTTTTTATCTGGCGAAAACTCAGCTCATACCAAACATACGCTTTTCAATAAAATTCGCTTTAACAACAACAAACGGAAAATCCTCAGGGAATTGGAGCTGCTCATTATTGATGAAGCCTCAATGTTGCGCGCAGATATGCTCGATGCCATAGATGCGATACTCCGGCATTTTCGCCAGAAACCCAGGCTGCCCTTTGGCGGAGTTCAGCTTTTGTTGATTGGCGATTTGTTTCAATTGCCTCCGGTGGTGGTAAATAATGAGTGGCAAGTGATGAAAAATTATTATTCCAGCCCTTTCTTTTTTCACGCCCATGCCTTGCGAGAAGCACCGCCACTTTGCATTGAGTTGAAAAAAATATACCGGCAGAGCGATGATGCTTTTATAGCTATGCTCAATAAGATTCGGCACAATCAATTGGATGAAGGCGAACTGCAGGAGCTGAACACCTATTACCAGCCGGAATTTAAGCCCGAAGCAGATGAACATTATATTACCCTCTGTTCGCACAATTATAAAGCACGCAATATCAATGAATCGGAATTGCGCAAACTGTCGGGAAACAGTGAAAAATTCAAAGCTGAAATAGATGGGGATTTTAACGAAAAAGCCTATCCGGCAGAGGAAATATTGGAGCTGAAAAAAGGGGCACAGATCATGTTCATCAAAAATGATAAAGGGGAGGAAAAGCGCTATTACAATGGTAAAATTGGTACGATCCAAAAAATAGAAAGCCGCATGATTTGGGTGGAATTCCCGGATGATGATACGCCCCTGCTTCTGGAAAAAGAGGAATGGAAAAACATTCGCTACAATTACAATTCAGCACAAAAACGCTTAGATGAAGAGGAAATAGGAGTTTTTAGGCAATACCCCATACGTCTTGCCTGGGCAGTAACCATTCACAAAAGCCAGGGATTGACATTTGACAGGGCCGTGATCGATGCAGGCGCATCATTTTCTCCCGGTCAGGTATATGTGGCACTGAGCAGGTTGAGCAATAAAAATGGCCTGGTACTAAGATCTGTAATTCGAGAAAGCAGTATTCAATGCGATAAGCGGGTATTGGACTTTATGGAAGAAAGCACAAGCCAAAACAATAAGCTGGAAGCTGTTCTTAAAGAAGAACAAAAGGCATATATACACCGCTGCATCAATGAAAGTTTTGACTGGGACAAACCCTATAATTTATTTAAAGAATTTGTACAAAGTCATGCAAACCGTAATATTCCACATATAGATGAAGCCGAAAAAATAGCACAGGAATGCCGTGATAAAATCAAACTTCAAAAAACTCCTGCCGATAAATTCAGGGATCAACTCAATAAAATAACCCATTCCGAATCCGATCCTTATCCTTTACTTTTTGAGCGCATTAAAGCTGCCGAACAATATTTCAAACCCGGATTGTTGGAAATTATCCAGGCACTAAAGGGACAAACCGAACGCTTTAAAAAAGAACGCAGGGTAAAGAAATACCTGAAAGAAATTCATGAGCTTACAGTAGAATGCGAACACAAGATCACTGAAATAGAACAAAGCCGACAGCTGGCCGAAGGCTTGATGCAGGGCAAAGACCAATCGCATTTATTGGAAACAAGAAGCGAAGTGCAAAAAAACACAAGCTACAGCGAAGCACCCAAACTCACCAAACAAAAACCCCAAAAAGGAGAAAGTAAAAAAATTACTTTGCAGTATTTTAAAGAAGGAAAAAGTGCAGAAGAAATAGCTGAAGAAAGAGGTTTGGTCCTGGGGACTATTGAGTCGCATTTGATTTCCTTTATCAAAACAGGTGAATTGTCTGTTTTTGATTTTGTGAAAGCCGATAAAGTGGAAAGCATTTTAAAAGAACTGGGCGATGAAACGCGCAAAATGTCCGAAATAAAGGAAAGCCTGGGAGAGGGATACTCTTACAATGAAATTCGCGCAGTAATGAACCACCATTACAATTTGAAAACTGAAGCATCAGAATCCTGA
- a CDS encoding carotenoid oxygenase family protein has protein sequence MATSYAKGFDSLEKEIKIDDPLIEGKIPKWLNGSLLRTVPSLFEAPNKPLNHWFDGYAMLHQFNFLNGAVSYQNKFVHSESYTSMREKGKMTRSEFATDPCRSIFGYLFSLFKPPPPTDNPNVNVNKIGDEFVAMTETPMPIKFNMDDLASKGYFEFEDDLEGILSVAHPHFDEQGNMYSYLLDFGYKSKYLIYKLAKGSKKRELIAEIPSKKPAYVHSIGYTENYLILIEAPFVVNPLKLRFTWKPLITNYKWKPELGTRFHIIDKKGKKLLKTIKSSAFFSFHHINAYEENGAILLDLIAYPDASVLDDLYLEKLRKEAPNPTGKLWRYRLNAESGMAKGECLSDTFMELPRINYAFNGNAYQYLYAASNKIEGNFFDALLKRNMKSGTEYWWVEEKAYPGEAVFVPHPEAKQEDDGVVMSVVLNAKNEKSFLLVLDAATFKEIARVKLPQHIPFGFHGNYFQ, from the coding sequence ATGGCTACTTCCTACGCAAAAGGTTTTGATTCTTTGGAAAAAGAAATAAAAATTGATGATCCGCTTATAGAAGGAAAAATTCCGAAATGGCTCAATGGCTCATTGCTGCGCACCGTTCCCTCTTTGTTTGAGGCGCCCAATAAACCGCTCAATCACTGGTTTGACGGCTATGCCATGTTGCATCAATTTAATTTTCTCAATGGTGCTGTAAGTTATCAGAATAAATTTGTGCATTCTGAATCTTACACAAGTATGCGTGAAAAGGGTAAAATGACGAGGAGCGAATTTGCTACCGATCCCTGTAGGTCTATTTTTGGATATCTTTTCAGCCTTTTCAAACCACCTCCACCTACCGATAATCCCAATGTAAATGTCAATAAAATCGGGGATGAATTTGTGGCAATGACCGAAACCCCAATGCCCATAAAATTCAATATGGATGATTTAGCAAGCAAAGGATATTTTGAATTTGAAGACGACCTGGAAGGTATTTTGTCAGTGGCACACCCTCATTTTGATGAGCAGGGAAACATGTACAGCTATTTGCTGGATTTTGGATATAAGAGTAAGTATCTGATTTATAAGCTGGCTAAAGGAAGCAAAAAGCGTGAATTAATAGCAGAAATCCCCAGCAAAAAACCGGCTTATGTTCATAGCATAGGCTATACAGAAAACTATTTGATCCTGATTGAAGCCCCCTTTGTAGTGAATCCTCTGAAATTAAGGTTTACCTGGAAACCATTGATCACCAATTATAAATGGAAGCCCGAATTAGGGACTCGTTTCCACATTATTGATAAAAAAGGAAAAAAGCTTTTGAAAACCATTAAAAGCTCAGCTTTTTTCAGTTTTCATCACATCAATGCTTATGAAGAAAACGGGGCTATACTGCTTGACCTGATTGCTTATCCTGATGCAAGCGTATTAGATGATCTCTATCTTGAGAAATTGCGGAAAGAAGCGCCCAATCCTACCGGAAAGCTGTGGCGCTACCGCCTGAATGCTGAATCCGGCATGGCAAAAGGGGAATGTTTGTCAGATACTTTTATGGAATTGCCCAGAATCAATTATGCCTTTAATGGAAATGCTTATCAATATTTGTATGCCGCTTCCAATAAAATTGAAGGGAATTTTTTCGATGCGCTACTTAAGCGTAACATGAAAAGCGGAACCGAATATTGGTGGGTGGAAGAAAAGGCATATCCCGGGGAAGCTGTTTTTGTTCCACATCCAGAGGCAAAGCAAGAAGATGATGGAGTGGTAATGTCCGTAGTATTGAATGCCAAAAATGAAAAGTCTTTTTTGTTGGTTTTAGATGCAGCTACATTCAAAGAAATAGCGCGTGTTAAACTGCCCCAGCACATTCCCTTTGGTTTTCACGGCAATTATTTTCAATAA
- a CDS encoding KilA-N domain-containing protein produces the protein MAGSNSFSLTPKRWIETTNAKGVVSKTGRYGGTFAHRDIAFEFATWISAEFKFYLIKEFQRLKANENDRQKLDWNLQRTLAKVNYTIHTDAIKERLIPDRLSKKQISFVYASEADMLNMALFGKTATEWRNENPGAKGNIRDQATLEQLVVLSNLESINAVLIRQNISQSKRLKQLNEIAITQMTSLVNNSNLKKLDK, from the coding sequence ATGGCAGGCTCCAACAGTTTTTCCCTTACACCTAAACGCTGGATAGAGACCACCAATGCCAAAGGGGTCGTTTCTAAAACCGGACGTTATGGCGGAACTTTTGCTCACCGCGATATCGCCTTCGAATTTGCAACCTGGATCAGTGCAGAATTTAAGTTCTATCTCATAAAAGAATTTCAACGTCTTAAAGCTAATGAAAATGATCGCCAAAAACTCGACTGGAACCTACAACGCACCCTCGCCAAAGTGAATTACACCATTCATACAGATGCCATTAAGGAAAGGCTGATCCCGGACAGACTCAGTAAAAAGCAAATTTCGTTTGTGTATGCCTCAGAAGCGGATATGCTCAATATGGCGCTTTTCGGAAAAACCGCAACAGAATGGAGAAATGAAAACCCCGGTGCTAAAGGCAACATTCGCGACCAGGCTACTTTGGAGCAATTGGTGGTGCTCTCCAACCTGGAAAGCATTAATGCTGTGCTGATCCGCCAGAATATTTCCCAATCAAAGCGGCTAAAACAGCTCAACGAGATTGCCATCACCCAAATGACTTCACTGGTCAATAATTCGAATCTGAAAAAGCTCGATAAATAA
- the ssb gene encoding single-stranded DNA-binding protein has protein sequence MSSLRNKVQLIGRLGAPAEIKDFDGKKMARFSLATNEFYRNGKGEKVEDTQWHQVVAWGKLAEIAEKYTDKGKEVAVEGKLNNRSYNDKDGNKKYITEVQANELLLLSDNKNGNQ, from the coding sequence ATGAGTAGTTTAAGAAACAAAGTACAATTAATCGGTCGCCTGGGAGCACCGGCAGAAATCAAAGACTTTGACGGTAAAAAAATGGCGCGCTTCAGCCTTGCCACCAATGAGTTTTACCGCAATGGCAAAGGAGAAAAAGTTGAAGACACCCAATGGCATCAGGTAGTAGCCTGGGGTAAACTGGCCGAAATTGCGGAGAAATACACCGACAAGGGCAAAGAAGTTGCCGTGGAAGGGAAGCTGAACAATCGCAGCTACAATGATAAAGACGGCAACAAAAAGTACATTACCGAAGTACAGGCCAATGAATTGTTGTTGCTCAGTGACAATAAGAATGGCAATCAGTAG